A genomic window from Camelus ferus isolate YT-003-E chromosome X, BCGSAC_Cfer_1.0, whole genome shotgun sequence includes:
- the SLC25A5 gene encoding ADP/ATP translocase 2, which produces MTDAAVSFAKDFLAGGVAAAISKTAVAPIERVKLLLQVQHASKQITADKQYKGIIDCVVRIPKEQGVLSFWRGNLANVIRYFPTQALNFAFKDKYKQIFLGGVDKRTQFWRYFAGNLASGGAAGATSLCFVYPLDFARTRLAADVGKAGAEREFRGLGDCLVKIYKSDGIKGLYQGFNVSVQGIIIYRAAYFGIYDTAKGMLPDPKNTHIFISWMIAQSVTAVAGLTSYPFDTVRRRMMMQSGRKGTDIMYTGTLDCWRKIARDEGAKAFFKGAWSNVLRGMGGAFVLVLYDEIKKFT; this is translated from the exons ATGACAGATGCCGCTGTGTCCTTCGCCAAGGACTTCCTGGCAGGTGGAGTGGCCGCGGCCATCTCCAAGACCGCGGTAGCGCCCATCGAGCGGGTCAAGCTGCTGCTGCAG GTGCAGCATGCCAGCAAGCAAATCACTGCAGATAAGCAGTACAAGGGCATCATAGACTGCGTGGTTCGTATCCCCAAGGAGCAGGGAGTCCTGTCCTTCTGGCGTGGTAACCTGGCCAATGTCATCAGATACTTCCCCACCCAGGCTCTCAACTTTGCCTTCAAAGATAAATACAAGCAGATCTTCCTGGGTGGTGTGGACAAGAGGACCCAGTTTTGGCGCTACTTTGCAGGGAATCTGGCATCAGGTGGTGCCGCTGGTGCCACATCCTTGTGTTTTGTGTACCCTCTTGACTTTGCCCGTACCCGTCTAGCAGCTGATGTGGGCAAAGCTGGAGCTGAAAGGGAATTCAGAGGCCTTGGTGACTGCCTGGTTAAGATCTACAAATCTGATGGGATTAAGGGCCTATACCAAGGCTTTAACGTGTCTGTGCAGGGTATTATCATCTACCGAGCTGCCTACTTTGGTATCTATGACACTGCAAAGG GAATGCTTCCAGATCCCAAGAATACTCATATCTTCATCAGCTGGATGATTGCACAGTCGGTCACAGCGGTTGCTGGGTTGACTTCCTATCCGTTTGACACCGTGCGTCGCCGCATGATGATGCAGTCAGGGCGCAAAGGAA CTGATATCATGTACACAGGCACGCTTGACTGCTGGCGGAAGATCGCTCGTGACGAAGGAGCCAAAGCCTTTTTCAAAGGCGCGTGGTCCAATGTCCTCAGAGGCATGGGTGGTGCTTTTGTGCTTGTCTTGTATGATGAGATCAAGAAGTTCACATAA